In a single window of the Vitis vinifera cultivar Pinot Noir 40024 chromosome 6, ASM3070453v1 genome:
- the LOC100246473 gene encoding DNA repair protein RAD5A isoform X1, whose product MGKKVTDELLSTVRSVIGLNYSDMDIIRALHMANNDVTAAINIIFDTPNFGTKMGKNTETFRRNSSSVSAIVVSDSYRNEDETKKCSLGNGTVVSDSNRNNEAKKCSLGSNENDTPTPSNLVDNSFEASSRCSGSIGSEWWFLNCSELAGLSTCKGRRMKSGDEVFFTFPLKKSPNSPSPGKLTGRGRQMGACSEIVRFSTKESGEVGRIPNEWARCLLPLVRDKKVKIEGFCKAAPDVLGIMDTILLSISVYINSSMFRKCQQTSLRAASNSSEESVVHALPTLFRLLGLTPFKKAEFSPDDLYTRKRPLESKDNSGIPGLLSHVKFKNPSPNGNEVENEESISDTDLDNIVGIGDNSYLEERDPPSTLQCELRPYQRQALHWMIQLEKGPCMDEAGTTLHPCWDAYRLADKRELVIYLNAFTGDATTEFPSTLKMARGGILADAMGLGKTIMTIALLLAHSEKGLLASSQSTSQHYHESSEISSISDQSPDLSKKAAKFSGFHKLKKQENTLTSGGNLIICPMTLLGQWKAEIETHAQPGSLSVYVHYGQGRLKDAKILAQNDVVITTYGVLASEFSPEHAEDNGGLYSVHWFRVVLDEAHTIKSSKSQISMAAAALIADRRWCLTGTPIQNNLEDIYSLLRFLRVEPWGNWAWWNKLIQKPFDEGDERGLKLVQSILKPIMLRRTKFSTDREGRPILVLPPADIQVIYCELTSAEKDFYEALFKRSKVKFDQFVEQGRVLHNYASILELLLCLRQCCDHPFLVMSRGDTQEFSDLNKLAKHFLKGGQNALEGETKDLPSRAYIQEVVEELRKGEQGECPICLEAFEDAVLTPCAHRLCRECLLASWRNPTSGFCPVCRKTISRQDLITAPTGSRFQIDVEKNWMESSKVAALLLELENLCSVGSKSILFSQWTAFLDLLQIPLSRSNISFVRLDGTLNQQQREKVIKQFSEESNILVLLMSLKAGGVGINLTAASNAFVLDPWWNPAVEEQAVMRIHRIGQTKRVMIKRFIVKGTVEERMLAVQARKQRMISGALTDQEVRSARIEELKMLFT is encoded by the exons ATGGGCAAGAAGGTCACGGATGAACTGTTATCGACCGTCCGTTCCGTAATTGGCCTGAACTACTCCGATATGGACATCATCCGTGCGCTTCACATGGCCAACAACGATGTCACCGCCGCGATCAACATCATCTTCGATACTCCAAATTTCGGAACTAAAATGGGAAAAAACACGGAAACTTTTCGCCGCAATTCGAGCTCCGTGAGTGCAATTGTCGTCTCAGATTCGTATCGAAACGAGGATGAGACGAAGAAGTGTTCTTTAGGCAATGGAACTGTCGTCTCAGATTCGAATCGAAATAATGAGGCAAAGAAGTGTTCTTTAGGGTCTAATGAAAATGATACTCCAACTCCTAGCAATTTGGTTGATAATAGTTTTGAAGCTTCGAGTCGGTGCTCGGGTTCCATTGGGAGTGAGTGGTGGTTTTTGAATTGCAGTGAACTCGCGGGATTGTCAACTTGTAAAGGGAGGAGGATGAAATCTGGGGATGAAGTGTTTTTCACATTTCCATTGAAGAAGAGCCCAAATTCTCCTTCTCCAGGGAAGCTTACTGGACGAGGACGACAGATGGGGGCTTGCTCGGAGATTGTGAGGTTCTCCACGAAAGAGTCCGGGGAG GTAGGTCGCATCCCAAATGAGTGGGCTCGGTGCCTTTTGCCGCTTGTGAGGGATAAGAAGGTTAAGATTGAGGGGTTTTGTAAAGCTGCTCCTGATGTGTTGGGCATCATGGACACTATTCTTTTATCAATCAG TGTATATATCAATAGTTCCATGTTCCGAAAGTGCCAGCAGACCTCCCTTAGAGCAGCCAGCAATTCTTCTGAGGAGTCAGTTGTTCATGCTCTCCCAACCTTGTTTAGGTTGCTGGGATTAACCCCTTTTAAAAAG GCAGAATTCAGTCCTGATGATCTGTATACGAGGAAGCGGCCTTTAGAATCAAAG GACAATTCTGGTATTCCTGGCTTACTGTCACATGTCAAGTTTAAGAATCCATCTCCAAATGGCAATGAAGTTGAAAATGAGGAGTCCATTTCAGACACTGATCTTGACAATATTGTTGGCATCGGAGACAACTCTTATCTTGAG GAAAGGGATCCCCCTAGCACCCTTCAGTGTGAACTTCGCCCCTATCAGAGGCAGGCTCTTCACTGGATGATCCAGCTGGAGAAGGGACCATGCATGGATGAGGCAGGAACAACCCTTCATCCCTGTTGGGACGCGTATCGTCTTGCAGACAA GAGGGAGCTTGTCATCTATTTGAATGCATTTACAGGTGATGCCACAACAGAATTTCCAAGCACCCTTAAAATGGCCAGAGGAGGA ATTCTGGCAGATGCAATGGGGCTTGGGAAGACAATTATGACCATAGCTCTCCTTCTTGCTCATTCAGAAAAAGGTCTACTAGCCAGTAGTCAATCTACAAGTCAGCACTATCATGAAAGTAGTGAAATCAGCAGTATTTCAGATCAATCTCCAGATCTTTCAAAGAAAGCAGCTAAATTTTCAGGTTTCCATAAGCTGAAGAAGCAAGAGAATACCCTTACTAGTGGGGGCAATCTGATCATATGCCCTATGACACTTCTAGGCCAGTGGAAG GCAGAGATTGAAACTCATGCTCAACCTGGTTCTTTGTCTGTTTATGTTCATTATGGACAAGGTAGATTGAAGGATGCAAAAATTCTAGCCCAAAATGATGTTGTAATCACCACATATGGAGTGTTAGCCTCAGAATTTTCACCTGAG CATGCTGAAGACAATGGGGGACTTTACTCAGTTCATTGGTTTAGAGTAGTGCTTGATGAGGCGCATACTATAAAATCCTCTAAAAGCCAAATTTCTATGGCGGCGGCTGCACTAATTGCTGATCGCCGATGGTGTCTTACTGGTACTCCTATCCAG AACAACCTGGAGGACATTTACAGCCTTCTTCGGTTTTTGAGGGTGGAACCTTGGGGAAACTGGGCATG GTGGAATAAACTCATTCAAAAACCATTTGACGAGGGTGATGAGAGAGGATTAAAGTTGGTCCAATCCATCTTAAAGCCAATCATGTTAAGAAGAACAAAGTTTAGCACTGATCGAGAAGGCAG GCCAATTCTAGTTCTCCCTCCAGCTGACATTCAAGTGATTTATTGTGAACTTACTTCAGCTGAAAAAGACTTTTATGAGGCTCTATTTAAAAGATCCAAG GTGAAGTTTGATCAATTTGTTGAGCAAGGACGGGTTCTTCATAATTATGCTTCTATTTTGGAGTTGCTTTTATGTCTTCGCCAATGTTGTGATCATCCATTTCTTGTGATGAG TCGAGGTGATACACAGGAATTCTCTGATCTGAATAAGCTAGCTAAGCATTTCCTAAAAGGTGGCCAGAATGCCCTGGAAGGAGAAACCAAAGATCTGCCTTCACGTGCTTATATTCAAGAGGTTGTGGAGGAGCTGCGTAAGGGGGAGCAAGGAGAATGCCCTATATGTCTTGAAGCATTTGAAGATGCAGTGTTGACTCCTTGTGCTCATCGTTTATGCCGAGAGTGTCTCTTGGCTAGTTGGCGAAATCCCACTTCTGGATTTTGCCCTGTTTGTAG GAAGACCATCAGTAGGCAAGATCTTATTACAGCTCCGACTGGAAGTCGATTCCAGATTGATGTTGAGAAAAATTGGATGGAATCATCCAAAGTTGCTGCTCTCTTGCTCGAACTAGAAAATCTCTGCTCTGTGGGCTccaaaagtattttatttagcCAGTGGACTGCCTTTCTCGACCTCTTGCAGATTCCCCTTTCTCG GAGTAACATTTCATTTGTTCGTCTGGATGGAACTCTGAATCAGCAGCAACGGGAAAAAGTAATTAAACAATTCTCAGAGGAAAGCAACATCCTG GTCTTGCTAATGTCGTTGAAGGCTGGTGGAGTTGGAATAAACCTAACGGCTGCATCCAATGCCTTTGTTTTG GATCCATGGTGGAATCCAGCTGTAGAGGAACAAGCTGTTATGCGGATTCATCGTATTGGACAAACAAAAAGGGTAATGATCAAGCGGTTCATTGTGAAG GGAACGGTGGAGGAAAGGATGCTGGCAGTGCAAGCTCGTAAGCAGCGAATGATATCTGGTGCCTTGACTGATCAAGAAGTCCGAAGTGCACGCATTGAGGAGTTGAAGATGCTTTTCACTTAA